The Haloplanus salinarum genome includes a region encoding these proteins:
- a CDS encoding FmdB family zinc ribbon protein, translating to MSLMDKVKELLVPDDEETVLYDYECQDCGTTFTTNAEADEATCEECGSSDLEEVGRMYAGGGGGAPG from the coding sequence ATGAGCCTCATGGACAAGGTGAAAGAACTGTTGGTACCCGACGACGAGGAGACAGTTCTCTACGACTACGAGTGTCAGGATTGCGGTACGACATTCACGACCAACGCGGAGGCTGACGAAGCGACGTGTGAGGAGTGTGGCTCGTCCGACCTGGAGGAGGTCGGCCGGATGTACGCGGGCGGCGGCGGCGGCGCGCCCGGGTGA
- a CDS encoding succinylglutamate desuccinylase/aspartoacylase domain-containing protein: protein MQVHTVGDGAPEVAVVGAVHGDEPCGARAIERFLESEPDVDRPAKLIVANEHALERGVRYVDTDLNRCLPGDPESDQYEERLAAELMDEVRGCVTLGIHSTVSYDRPFANVAYLNERKREAVAHLPVESVVDFTVVADGRSVELPGFVDIEAGHQGSAAAVDNAYDCLVAFLQTADVLPGDPPAPDPDVYEVTEPIYKEPGRTYRFRGENFERVPAGERFATVDGEDLVADEEFWPVLMSGDGHDVLLGYRSTHRGPLSTLPEPEHGDATADPPADEATD, encoded by the coding sequence ATGCAGGTCCACACGGTCGGTGACGGGGCCCCCGAGGTCGCGGTCGTCGGCGCGGTCCACGGGGACGAGCCCTGTGGCGCCCGTGCGATCGAGCGCTTCCTCGAATCCGAGCCCGACGTCGACCGCCCGGCGAAGTTGATCGTCGCCAACGAGCACGCCCTGGAGCGGGGGGTCCGGTACGTCGATACGGACCTCAACCGGTGTCTGCCCGGCGACCCCGAGAGCGACCAGTACGAGGAGCGACTGGCCGCCGAACTCATGGACGAGGTGCGGGGCTGTGTCACACTCGGCATCCACTCGACCGTCTCCTACGACCGCCCCTTCGCCAACGTGGCATATCTGAACGAGCGGAAACGCGAGGCCGTCGCCCACCTGCCCGTCGAGTCCGTCGTCGACTTCACCGTCGTCGCCGACGGCCGCTCGGTCGAACTGCCCGGGTTCGTCGACATCGAGGCGGGCCACCAGGGCTCGGCTGCCGCCGTCGACAACGCCTACGACTGTCTGGTCGCCTTCCTCCAAACCGCGGACGTCCTCCCGGGCGACCCCCCCGCGCCCGATCCGGACGTCTACGAGGTGACCGAACCCATCTACAAGGAACCGGGACGGACCTACCGGTTCCGCGGTGAGAACTTCGAGCGCGTGCCCGCCGGCGAGCGGTTCGCGACGGTCGACGGCGAGGACCTGGTCGCCGACGAGGAGTTCTGGCCCGTCCTCATGTCCGGCGACGGCCACGACGTCCTCCTCGGCTACCGGTCGACCCACCGGGGACCGCTGTCGACCCTCCCCGAACCGGAGCACGGGGACGCGACCGCGGATCCGCCAGCCGACGAGGCGACCGACTAG